ATTGGAGGAGTTAAGCGCAGTTCTTACATCAAAATGATGGAACAAGAGGCGCAAGAAGCATCTGAAAGTAAACGAATGAGAGTCATAGTTCAAGATAATGGACCAATACATTGTTGTAAAGAAGTTCAGGCATTATGGACAAAGTGGGAACAAATGGGTTTATATATGTTTTTCCTTCCTAAATATTGCTCGGAAATGAATCCAATTGAATTAGAATGGCAACATCTTAAACGAGATGAAATTGCTGGAAAAATGTTTGAGGATGAATTAGAACTAGCGTATGCAGTTATGGATGGTGTTGAAACCAGAGGTAAAAAAGGAAAACACCGGACAGAACGTACTAAATTTAACAAAGCCAATTAGGTTAACTTTTCTTTACATACCTTTAAATTTTTCTGTTAACCTACTTATTGTTGAATTGATTGTAAACATATACCATTGCCAAAAAATAGTTTTGGTAATGGGCGCATAGCGCAAATTTACGATCTAAATATGTTATAGATATTCGCATTCAAGTGAAGTATGGGCAGTAATAATTGAACGCAGATGGACGCAGATAAACGCAGATAATTTTGTACTTCATTAGACTAGAAAATGCTATATGTGCATCTTTAAAGTAAAATGATATCAGAGAAAAAATATAGCTTACATTCATTAGTAAGCCATATCATTTATAAATAATTTGTGAACATTTATGGTTGAAAAATTACATTAACAGGTTGAGAAACTTGATAATTTGAATGTTGAACAGTATTAAATATGCCTCCAAAAGTTCTTACTAATTGTTTTTAAGCTGACAACTTTCCTGTTATTACCAGATTCTGATGTATTTTCACCTTGAACAGATTCAGTTGCCAATAAAGATTTTAGTAGTGATAGTTGGTGGTCTACGTCTCCGACATGACGGTATATTAAGGAGGGGATTATTTTCATGCCTAAAGGTGTAGGGACAATTTTTAGATATTGGTTTAATGTCTCTAAATAATTGCTATTTGCGAATTGTCTTTCAGCTACATAAGGGCGTAATATTTCTAGCAATTGAATAGCTCTTTTGATTTCCAAAGAATCAGAAGTATGATCAATTTGAGGCTGGCTTTCTCGGTAGCCTTTCATTTTCTTTTCAGCAACGAGATTGTGAAATTTAGAAACTGCTTGTTGAAAATTACCAAATGAGTGAACTTTCTGTTGAGATTTGTAGCCTACTCGACCCCATTCAACAGTTAAATTTTCTTGCTCAACTTTAGCACTCCAGAACTTATTGCTATTCTGGGCAGCATCTACGAATACTAAATATATTTCCATGATGATTACAATGATATTTCATGGTTGTAAACCGCTAAAAACTCCAATTAGTATTTAGCGGTTTAGTGATTTATGGCTTACTTGACTACTGAAAGCAAAGCGAGCCGCTTACTTCTGTGCCGGAGGCAATCTAATTGGTACGG
The window above is part of the Nodularia spumigena CCY9414 genome. Proteins encoded here:
- a CDS encoding WGR domain-containing protein, yielding MEIYLVFVDAAQNSNKFWSAKVEQENLTVEWGRVGYKSQQKVHSFGNFQQAVSKFHNLVAEKKMKGYRESQPQIDHTSDSLEIKRAIQLLEILRPYVAERQFANSNYLETLNQYLKIVPTPLGMKIIPSLIYRHVGDVDHQLSLLKSLLATESVQGENTSESGNNRKVVSLKTISKNFWRHI